In Lonchura striata isolate bLonStr1 chromosome 39, bLonStr1.mat, whole genome shotgun sequence, one DNA window encodes the following:
- the MRPL52 gene encoding large ribosomal subunit protein mL52 isoform X1, which yields MAARRVLRLAERQARWLRPLPRPPQRIGQWREAQGLSPSTSGPGPLRDLPDWSFSGEEAPPPSPNQEPRWTDMQIYANEKRNKSALSQQTPTGSYWFILGVTGLYWEGTGGGSDSINVVNMQIYANEMQNKICCCRWGLGVTGLYWELLVYTGSYWFILGGDWGWI from the exons ATGGCGGCGCGCCGCGTTCTCCGCCTCG CGGAGCGCCAGGCGCGATGGCTCCGCCCCTTGCCCCGCCCCCCGCAGCGGATCGGCCAATGGCGAGAGGC GCAGGGCCTCTCCCCCAGCACCTCCGGGCCCGGCCCCCTCAGGGACCTCCCGGACTGGAGCTTTTCGG GTGAAGAGGCCCCGCCCCCGTCGCCCAATCAGGAACCGAGATGGACGGATATGCAAATTTATGCAAATGAGAAGCGAAATAAATCGGCTCTGTCGCAACAAACGCCGACTGGGagttactggtttatactgggagttactggtttatactgggaggggactgggggtGGATCTGACTCCATTAATGTCGTTAATATGCAGATTTATGCAAATgagatgcaaaataaaatttgttgCTGCCGATGGGGACTgggggttactggtttatactgggagttactggtttatactgggagttactggtttatactgggaggggactgggggtGGATCTGA
- the MRPL52 gene encoding large ribosomal subunit protein mL52 isoform X2 produces the protein MAARRVLRLAERQARWLRPLPRPPQRIGQWREAQGLSPSTSGPGPLRDLPDWSFSDGRPSPPWRGQIRRLGDSRELRCRVLALSRSLEAAKRRRSSQYKPV, from the exons ATGGCGGCGCGCCGCGTTCTCCGCCTCG CGGAGCGCCAGGCGCGATGGCTCCGCCCCTTGCCCCGCCCCCCGCAGCGGATCGGCCAATGGCGAGAGGC GCAGGGCCTCTCCCCCAGCACCTCCGGGCCCGGCCCCCTCAGGGACCTCCCGGACTGGAGCTTTTCGG ACgggcgcccctcccccccctgGCGGGGGCAGATCCGGAGACTCGGCGACAGCAGAGAACTGAGG TGCCGGGTCCTGGCCCTGAGCCGATCCCTGGAGGCCGCCAAGCGTCGGAGGagctcccagtacaaaccagtataa